Proteins encoded together in one Alphaproteobacteria bacterium LSUCC0719 window:
- the rplL gene encoding 50S ribosomal protein L7/L12: protein MADIEKIAEELSNLTVLEAAELATLLEDKWGVSAAAAPVAMAMPAGGGDAGGAAEEKSEFDVILTAAGSSKINVIKEVRAITSLGLKEAKDLVEGAPKAVKEGVSKEEAEEIKGKLEEAGATVEVK, encoded by the coding sequence ATGGCTGATATCGAAAAAATCGCAGAAGAACTTTCCAACCTGACCGTTCTGGAAGCTGCCGAGCTGGCAACGCTTCTGGAAGACAAGTGGGGCGTATCCGCCGCTGCGGCACCTGTCGCAATGGCAATGCCTGCTGGTGGCGGTGATGCCGGTGGCGCTGCTGAAGAGAAGAGCGAGTTTGACGTTATTCTCACCGCAGCAGGTTCATCCAAGATCAATGTGATCAAGGAAGTCCGTGCCATCACCTCGCTTGGTCTGAAAGAAGCCAAGGACCTCGTCGAAGGTGCGCCAAAGGCCGTCAAGGAAGGCGTATCCAAGGAAGAGGCCGAGGAAATCAAGGGCAAGCTTGAAGAAGCTGGCGCAACCGTCGAAGTCAAGTAA